One Clavelina lepadiformis chromosome 1, kaClaLepa1.1, whole genome shotgun sequence genomic region harbors:
- the LOC143454620 gene encoding glucagon-like peptide 1 receptor isoform X1: MSNISASAYPEKFLNLLEKTDRCKGALPWPFTGNYAFESQDKNNSYEQEDNYAEYTEDHYDENNTDYNYDSLTICSVKKSIEDSHISKITTQGLMCLSALFEQKCEETLNKTKLKFQENDTFCPGRFDGFMCWPHGRAHSLVEAPCPPGIPYGKDNLSGYRFCEPNGQWYQKGGETWSYWKDCNLYAAESSVPNSTNIGVREDGFQKVCEVLQNVGLTVSLLFLVIALFIFSYFKKLRCIRNYIHICLMLSFILRYVVNIVTLEIGLYNDNNDTLSHNDNDTLSYNDNDTFPENMITLKKNFDQYCDTFGNIRTRVATCPLPIKYVTIMAVLYYAMTANYFWLLIEGVYLQWYINLAKTKDETVEKLIAFVLFGWVGPMLLVGVWFVLVIAVEDPCWTIYSQPEQFALVVQIPIILSIMINFILFINFMRIICSKLRAKTMQKKDKIVRLALSTLALVTLLGTQHTVFFFLSVTLASLGSNIKDVKSLELVCISFQGAFTAILYCFRNSEVQTEVKKFWRTKNLTFAASAFKTCSLTRSCFTRMSTSLTSDSPPRTFLGKISPKSDHCQYLAEGFIKQSNIESKGRNLNFSISTKPLL, encoded by the exons ATGAGTAACATAAGCGCCAGTGCATATCCCGAGAAGTTTTTGAATTTACTGGAAAAAACAGATCGCTGCAAAGGTGCTCTGCCTTGGCCCTTTACAGGTAATTATGCTTTCGAAAGtcaagacaaaaataattcTTACGAACAGGAAGATAACTACGCAGAGTACACGGAGGATCACTatgatgaaaataatacagACTACAATTATGACTCATTGACAATTTGCTCAGTAAAGAAG TCTATTGAAGACAGTCATATCAGTAAGATTACAACGCAAGGGCTCATGTGCCTTTCTGCTCTATTCGAACAAAAATGCGAAGAAACGTTGAACAAAACCAAACTCAAGTTTCAAGAAAACG ACACATTTTGTCCGGGAAGATTTGATGGATTCATGTGTTGGCCTCATGGACGTGCACACAGTTTAGTGGAGGCTCCTTGTCCGCCTGGGATTCCATATGGAAAAG ATAACTTGAGCGGTTATCGGTTCTGTGAACCCAATGGTCAGTGGTACCAAAAAGGTGGCGAAACATGGTCCTACTGGAAAGATTGTAATCTTTATGCAGCCGAATCTTCTGTTCCAAACAGTACTAACATCGGTGTCCGGGAG GATGGTTTCCAAAAGGTGTGTGAAGTACTACAAAATGTTGGACTTACGGTTTCACTGCTATTCCTGGTGATTGCTTTATTCATCTTTTCATACTTTAA GAAACTTCGCTGCATTCGCAACTATATCCACATCTGTCTAATGCTTTCGTTTATACTTCGCTATGTGGTGAACATTGTGACGCTAGAAATAGGTTTGTATAACGACAACAACGACACCTTATCTCACAACGACAACGACACCTTATCTTACAACGACAACGACACCTTCCCGGAAAACATGATTACTCTCAAAAAGAACTTCGATCAATATTGCgacacatttggcaacattcGAACTCGTGTG GCTACTTGCCCTCTCCCAATCAAATATGTTACCATCATGGCTGTTTTGTATTATGCCATGacagcaaattatttttggttatTGATTGAAGGCGTTTACTTGCAATGGTATATAAATCTTGCTAAAACAAAGGACGAAACCGTGGAAAAACTAATAGCCTTTGTTCTTTTTGGTTGGG TTGGACCTATGTTGTTGGTTGGTGTGTGGTTCGTTTTAGTAATTGCAGTTGAAGATCCCTGTTGGACAATTTACTCACAGCCGGAACAGTTTGCCTTAGTGGTTCAGATCCCAATAATTTTATCTATCATG ATAAACTTTATTCTCTTCATCAACTTTATGCGAATCATTTGCTCGAAGTTGCGGGCTAAAACCATGCAAAAGAAAGATAAGATTGTTAGACTTGCCTTATCTACACTGGCACTGGTTACTCTGCTTGGAACGCAGCACACAGTGTTTTTCTTTCTATCGGTTACATTAGCAAGTCTTGGTTCTAATATTAAAGATGTTAAAAGTTTGGAGcttgtttgcatttctttTCAG GGTGCGTTTACGGCGATACTTTACTGCTTTCGAAACAGTGAAGTACAAACCGaagtgaaaaaattttggaGAACAAAAAACCTGACGTTTGCTGCCTCTGCTTTTAAAACTTGCTCGTTAACTCGAAGCTGTTTTACCCGGATGTCTACATCACTAACAAGCGACAGTCCACCTCGTACTTTTCTTGGGAAAATATCGCCGAAGTCGGATCATTGTCAATACCTGGCTGAAGGCTTTATCAAGCAGTCCAATATTGAGAGCAAAGGACGtaatttaaacttttccaTTTCGACAAAACCGCTTTTGTAA
- the LOC143454462 gene encoding protein DD3-3-like, whose product MAMFAWCAISFGILVCVSADLYVHNPRGSNNRANEKSATRANNNRLFDSQNNARGGYNYGDSAANPSQNEDQQYRMKYFQSGLVGNSELMVEWTNQHGCGGDEDTSPHKLNCNMVLQFMCQDDKSTAAPDDSITLRNGANTQTQAYNKPNNDDENEGTVRNRRNANVQAGRGLHESWEWYDYCYRRERNKGLFVADQNLNDNSQGVSSAIFTRQNPNDNRRGYECPEERDYYPYFHPTPWVDIAVLAHNASSCDYYIENSFNSKPYGECVEEFNDGRRKHWSTANNPEACADKGGQWVEYHNYLELAPDFAVSEANCLAQNNGNAGKAVYKWGKPYDVQKIVNHEEIVDTCFVAAPPLDCQPADWSRVNHLGNGRDGQPLSYKWTLPYFPGHKDKRCVFRMRYNISTDDYDPFNTTSEHNEQKQNNVVVQRSPIEQNPLVNIGANGQLLQLAINTDQTGRVFQDRSHVFLLLTRKDKIPDESSLKNLNVRGKRGNIVQVYPAIEYDFVPNRMNIKESDLVHIQWTGSNTHDNGAPGGDGQTGDAGEGKDGSDRTNVVEILEPGENIPVPYERNNMFKNMEVVWNSLDTHGTTDEDKQKNIAIQMASVGYFQCLSQSDCGPDSIESKRALNNLLDNAHASYGGIVFKLKEGVYHYMCSRNNNFSNRSQKGQITVTK is encoded by the exons ATGGCAATGTTTGCGTGGTGTGCCATATCATTTGGCATTTTAGTTTGTGTATCTGCTGACTTGTATGTTCACAACCCGCGAGGATCAAACAACAGGGCGAACGAAAAGTCAGCTACCAGAGCCAATAATAATCGACTTTTCGATTCTCAG AATAATGCTAGAGGTGGCTATAATTATGGGGATTCTGCTGCTAATCCATCTCAAAATGAAGATCAGCAATACCGCATG aaatatttcCAAAGCGGACTTGTTGGAAACTCTGAGCTAATGGTGGAGTGGACCAATCAACATGGCTGTGGCGGAGACGAAGACACATCTCCACACAAACTCAACTGCAACATGGTTCTGCAGTTTATGTGCCAGGATGATAAATCTACTGCCGCTC CTGATGACAGCATCACTTTACGAAATGGTGCAAATACTCAAACTCAAGCTTATAACAAACCAAACAATGATGACGAAAATGAAGGAACAGTGCGCAATCGCAGAAATGCGAATGTGCAAGCAGGGAGGGGTCTTCATGAATCATGGGAATGGTACGATTATTGCTACAGACGCGAAAGGAACAAAG GGTTATTTGTCGCTGATCAAAATTTGAATGATAATAGCCAAGGAGTCTCCTCGGCCATCTTCACGCGTCAAAATCCCAACGACAACAGAAGGGGATACGAATGTCCGGAAGAGCGCGACTATTATCCCTATTTTCATCCCACTCCGTGGGTTGACATCGCAGTCCTTGCTCACAATGCGTCAAGCTGCGA CTATTACATCGAAAATAGCTTTAATAGTAAGCCGTATGGTGAGTGCGTAGAAGAATTCAACGATGGCAGACGAAAGCACTGGTCAACCGCCAACAATCCTGAGGCGTGCGCGGACAAAGGAGGGCAGTGGGTAGAGTATCACAACTACCTCGAACTGGCTCCCGATTTCGCTGTCAGTGAAGCAAAT TGCTTAGCTCAAAACAATGGCAACGCTGGCAAGGCTGTATACAAATGGGGAAAACCGTACGACGTACAGAAAATCGTAAACCATGAGGAGATTGTGGACACTTGCTTTGTTGCTGCCCCACCTTTGGATTGCCAG cCTGCCGACTGGTCGAGAGTTAATCATTTGGGTAATGGGAGAGATGGACAACCTCTAAGTTACAAATGGACTCTTCCGTATTTTCCCGGTCACAAAGATAAGAGATGTGTATTTAGAATGag ATACAACATTTCAACCGACGATTACGATCCTTTCAATACAACATCGGAGCATAATGAACAAAA GCAAAACAACGTCGTTGTCCAACGTTCACCGATTGAACAAAATCCTCTGGTCAACATCGGGGCTAACGGTCAACTTCTGCAACTGGCCATTAACACTGACCAGACCGGAAGGGTGTTCCAGGATCGGAGCCACGTATTTTTACTACTGACGAGAAAAGATA AAATTCCTGACGAATCCAGCCTGAAAAACCTAAATGTACGTGGTAAGCGTGGCAATATCGTTCAAGTTTATCCAgcaatagaatacgatttcgTACCCAACAGGATGAACATTAAAGAAAGTGACCTTGTCCACATTCAGTGGACCGGATCCAACACACATGACAACG GGGCACCGGGCGGTGACGGTCAAACAGGAGACGCCGGAGAAGGAAAAGATGGATCTGATCGAACCAACGTAGTTGAAATTTTAGAGCCGGGCGAAAATATTCCCGTGCCCTATGAAAGAAACAACATGTTTAAAA ACATGGAAGTGGTTTGGAACTCCTTGGACACTCATGGGACCACAGACGAAgacaaacagaaaaatattgcCATACAGATGGCTTCAGTTGGATATTTTCA ATGCTTGAGTCAATCGGACTGCGGGCCCGACTCCATAGAAAGCAAAAGAGCACTGAATAATTTACTGGACAATGCCCACGCCTCATACGGAGgcattgtgtttaagttgaagGAGGGCGTTTATCACTACATGTGCTCACGTAACAATAATTTCTCTAACCGTAGTCAAAAGGGACAGATCACCGTCACAAAATGA
- the LOC143454620 gene encoding glucagon-like peptide 1 receptor isoform X3 yields MIKLRYWKLYTLILFTIQSIEDSHISKITTQGLMCLSALFEQKCEETLNKTKLKFQENDTFCPGRFDGFMCWPHGRAHSLVEAPCPPGIPYGKDNLSGYRFCEPNGQWYQKGGETWSYWKDCNLYAAESSVPNSTNIGVREDGFQKVCEVLQNVGLTVSLLFLVIALFIFSYFKKLRCIRNYIHICLMLSFILRYVVNIVTLEIGLYNDNNDTLSHNDNDTLSYNDNDTFPENMITLKKNFDQYCDTFGNIRTRVATCPLPIKYVTIMAVLYYAMTANYFWLLIEGVYLQWYINLAKTKDETVEKLIAFVLFGWVGPMLLVGVWFVLVIAVEDPCWTIYSQPEQFALVVQIPIILSIMINFILFINFMRIICSKLRAKTMQKKDKIVRLALSTLALVTLLGTQHTVFFFLSVTLASLGSNIKDVKSLELVCISFQGAFTAILYCFRNSEVQTEVKKFWRTKNLTFAASAFKTCSLTRSCFTRMSTSLTSDSPPRTFLGKISPKSDHCQYLAEGFIKQSNIESKGRNLNFSISTKPLL; encoded by the exons ATGATCAAGCTAAGGTACTGGAAACTATATACGCTTATCTTGTTTACTATACAGTCTATTGAAGACAGTCATATCAGTAAGATTACAACGCAAGGGCTCATGTGCCTTTCTGCTCTATTCGAACAAAAATGCGAAGAAACGTTGAACAAAACCAAACTCAAGTTTCAAGAAAACG ACACATTTTGTCCGGGAAGATTTGATGGATTCATGTGTTGGCCTCATGGACGTGCACACAGTTTAGTGGAGGCTCCTTGTCCGCCTGGGATTCCATATGGAAAAG ATAACTTGAGCGGTTATCGGTTCTGTGAACCCAATGGTCAGTGGTACCAAAAAGGTGGCGAAACATGGTCCTACTGGAAAGATTGTAATCTTTATGCAGCCGAATCTTCTGTTCCAAACAGTACTAACATCGGTGTCCGGGAG GATGGTTTCCAAAAGGTGTGTGAAGTACTACAAAATGTTGGACTTACGGTTTCACTGCTATTCCTGGTGATTGCTTTATTCATCTTTTCATACTTTAA GAAACTTCGCTGCATTCGCAACTATATCCACATCTGTCTAATGCTTTCGTTTATACTTCGCTATGTGGTGAACATTGTGACGCTAGAAATAGGTTTGTATAACGACAACAACGACACCTTATCTCACAACGACAACGACACCTTATCTTACAACGACAACGACACCTTCCCGGAAAACATGATTACTCTCAAAAAGAACTTCGATCAATATTGCgacacatttggcaacattcGAACTCGTGTG GCTACTTGCCCTCTCCCAATCAAATATGTTACCATCATGGCTGTTTTGTATTATGCCATGacagcaaattatttttggttatTGATTGAAGGCGTTTACTTGCAATGGTATATAAATCTTGCTAAAACAAAGGACGAAACCGTGGAAAAACTAATAGCCTTTGTTCTTTTTGGTTGGG TTGGACCTATGTTGTTGGTTGGTGTGTGGTTCGTTTTAGTAATTGCAGTTGAAGATCCCTGTTGGACAATTTACTCACAGCCGGAACAGTTTGCCTTAGTGGTTCAGATCCCAATAATTTTATCTATCATG ATAAACTTTATTCTCTTCATCAACTTTATGCGAATCATTTGCTCGAAGTTGCGGGCTAAAACCATGCAAAAGAAAGATAAGATTGTTAGACTTGCCTTATCTACACTGGCACTGGTTACTCTGCTTGGAACGCAGCACACAGTGTTTTTCTTTCTATCGGTTACATTAGCAAGTCTTGGTTCTAATATTAAAGATGTTAAAAGTTTGGAGcttgtttgcatttctttTCAG GGTGCGTTTACGGCGATACTTTACTGCTTTCGAAACAGTGAAGTACAAACCGaagtgaaaaaattttggaGAACAAAAAACCTGACGTTTGCTGCCTCTGCTTTTAAAACTTGCTCGTTAACTCGAAGCTGTTTTACCCGGATGTCTACATCACTAACAAGCGACAGTCCACCTCGTACTTTTCTTGGGAAAATATCGCCGAAGTCGGATCATTGTCAATACCTGGCTGAAGGCTTTATCAAGCAGTCCAATATTGAGAGCAAAGGACGtaatttaaacttttccaTTTCGACAAAACCGCTTTTGTAA
- the LOC143454620 gene encoding glucagon-like peptide 1 receptor isoform X4: MCLSALFEQKCEETLNKTKLKFQENDTFCPGRFDGFMCWPHGRAHSLVEAPCPPGIPYGKDNLSGYRFCEPNGQWYQKGGETWSYWKDCNLYAAESSVPNSTNIGVREDGFQKVCEVLQNVGLTVSLLFLVIALFIFSYFKKLRCIRNYIHICLMLSFILRYVVNIVTLEIGLYNDNNDTLSHNDNDTLSYNDNDTFPENMITLKKNFDQYCDTFGNIRTRVATCPLPIKYVTIMAVLYYAMTANYFWLLIEGVYLQWYINLAKTKDETVEKLIAFVLFGWVGPMLLVGVWFVLVIAVEDPCWTIYSQPEQFALVVQIPIILSIMINFILFINFMRIICSKLRAKTMQKKDKIVRLALSTLALVTLLGTQHTVFFFLSVTLASLGSNIKDVKSLELVCISFQGAFTAILYCFRNSEVQTEVKKFWRTKNLTFAASAFKTCSLTRSCFTRMSTSLTSDSPPRTFLGKISPKSDHCQYLAEGFIKQSNIESKGRNLNFSISTKPLL; the protein is encoded by the exons ATGTGCCTTTCTGCTCTATTCGAACAAAAATGCGAAGAAACGTTGAACAAAACCAAACTCAAGTTTCAAGAAAACG ACACATTTTGTCCGGGAAGATTTGATGGATTCATGTGTTGGCCTCATGGACGTGCACACAGTTTAGTGGAGGCTCCTTGTCCGCCTGGGATTCCATATGGAAAAG ATAACTTGAGCGGTTATCGGTTCTGTGAACCCAATGGTCAGTGGTACCAAAAAGGTGGCGAAACATGGTCCTACTGGAAAGATTGTAATCTTTATGCAGCCGAATCTTCTGTTCCAAACAGTACTAACATCGGTGTCCGGGAG GATGGTTTCCAAAAGGTGTGTGAAGTACTACAAAATGTTGGACTTACGGTTTCACTGCTATTCCTGGTGATTGCTTTATTCATCTTTTCATACTTTAA GAAACTTCGCTGCATTCGCAACTATATCCACATCTGTCTAATGCTTTCGTTTATACTTCGCTATGTGGTGAACATTGTGACGCTAGAAATAGGTTTGTATAACGACAACAACGACACCTTATCTCACAACGACAACGACACCTTATCTTACAACGACAACGACACCTTCCCGGAAAACATGATTACTCTCAAAAAGAACTTCGATCAATATTGCgacacatttggcaacattcGAACTCGTGTG GCTACTTGCCCTCTCCCAATCAAATATGTTACCATCATGGCTGTTTTGTATTATGCCATGacagcaaattatttttggttatTGATTGAAGGCGTTTACTTGCAATGGTATATAAATCTTGCTAAAACAAAGGACGAAACCGTGGAAAAACTAATAGCCTTTGTTCTTTTTGGTTGGG TTGGACCTATGTTGTTGGTTGGTGTGTGGTTCGTTTTAGTAATTGCAGTTGAAGATCCCTGTTGGACAATTTACTCACAGCCGGAACAGTTTGCCTTAGTGGTTCAGATCCCAATAATTTTATCTATCATG ATAAACTTTATTCTCTTCATCAACTTTATGCGAATCATTTGCTCGAAGTTGCGGGCTAAAACCATGCAAAAGAAAGATAAGATTGTTAGACTTGCCTTATCTACACTGGCACTGGTTACTCTGCTTGGAACGCAGCACACAGTGTTTTTCTTTCTATCGGTTACATTAGCAAGTCTTGGTTCTAATATTAAAGATGTTAAAAGTTTGGAGcttgtttgcatttctttTCAG GGTGCGTTTACGGCGATACTTTACTGCTTTCGAAACAGTGAAGTACAAACCGaagtgaaaaaattttggaGAACAAAAAACCTGACGTTTGCTGCCTCTGCTTTTAAAACTTGCTCGTTAACTCGAAGCTGTTTTACCCGGATGTCTACATCACTAACAAGCGACAGTCCACCTCGTACTTTTCTTGGGAAAATATCGCCGAAGTCGGATCATTGTCAATACCTGGCTGAAGGCTTTATCAAGCAGTCCAATATTGAGAGCAAAGGACGtaatttaaacttttccaTTTCGACAAAACCGCTTTTGTAA
- the LOC143454620 gene encoding glucagon-like peptide 1 receptor isoform X2, whose translation MSNISASAYPEKFLNLLEKTDRCKGALPWPFTEYTEDHYDENNTDYNYDSLTICSVKKSIEDSHISKITTQGLMCLSALFEQKCEETLNKTKLKFQENDTFCPGRFDGFMCWPHGRAHSLVEAPCPPGIPYGKDNLSGYRFCEPNGQWYQKGGETWSYWKDCNLYAAESSVPNSTNIGVREDGFQKVCEVLQNVGLTVSLLFLVIALFIFSYFKKLRCIRNYIHICLMLSFILRYVVNIVTLEIGLYNDNNDTLSHNDNDTLSYNDNDTFPENMITLKKNFDQYCDTFGNIRTRVATCPLPIKYVTIMAVLYYAMTANYFWLLIEGVYLQWYINLAKTKDETVEKLIAFVLFGWVGPMLLVGVWFVLVIAVEDPCWTIYSQPEQFALVVQIPIILSIMINFILFINFMRIICSKLRAKTMQKKDKIVRLALSTLALVTLLGTQHTVFFFLSVTLASLGSNIKDVKSLELVCISFQGAFTAILYCFRNSEVQTEVKKFWRTKNLTFAASAFKTCSLTRSCFTRMSTSLTSDSPPRTFLGKISPKSDHCQYLAEGFIKQSNIESKGRNLNFSISTKPLL comes from the exons ATGAGTAACATAAGCGCCAGTGCATATCCCGAGAAGTTTTTGAATTTACTGGAAAAAACAGATCGCTGCAAAGGTGCTCTGCCTTGGCCCTTTACAG AGTACACGGAGGATCACTatgatgaaaataatacagACTACAATTATGACTCATTGACAATTTGCTCAGTAAAGAAG TCTATTGAAGACAGTCATATCAGTAAGATTACAACGCAAGGGCTCATGTGCCTTTCTGCTCTATTCGAACAAAAATGCGAAGAAACGTTGAACAAAACCAAACTCAAGTTTCAAGAAAACG ACACATTTTGTCCGGGAAGATTTGATGGATTCATGTGTTGGCCTCATGGACGTGCACACAGTTTAGTGGAGGCTCCTTGTCCGCCTGGGATTCCATATGGAAAAG ATAACTTGAGCGGTTATCGGTTCTGTGAACCCAATGGTCAGTGGTACCAAAAAGGTGGCGAAACATGGTCCTACTGGAAAGATTGTAATCTTTATGCAGCCGAATCTTCTGTTCCAAACAGTACTAACATCGGTGTCCGGGAG GATGGTTTCCAAAAGGTGTGTGAAGTACTACAAAATGTTGGACTTACGGTTTCACTGCTATTCCTGGTGATTGCTTTATTCATCTTTTCATACTTTAA GAAACTTCGCTGCATTCGCAACTATATCCACATCTGTCTAATGCTTTCGTTTATACTTCGCTATGTGGTGAACATTGTGACGCTAGAAATAGGTTTGTATAACGACAACAACGACACCTTATCTCACAACGACAACGACACCTTATCTTACAACGACAACGACACCTTCCCGGAAAACATGATTACTCTCAAAAAGAACTTCGATCAATATTGCgacacatttggcaacattcGAACTCGTGTG GCTACTTGCCCTCTCCCAATCAAATATGTTACCATCATGGCTGTTTTGTATTATGCCATGacagcaaattatttttggttatTGATTGAAGGCGTTTACTTGCAATGGTATATAAATCTTGCTAAAACAAAGGACGAAACCGTGGAAAAACTAATAGCCTTTGTTCTTTTTGGTTGGG TTGGACCTATGTTGTTGGTTGGTGTGTGGTTCGTTTTAGTAATTGCAGTTGAAGATCCCTGTTGGACAATTTACTCACAGCCGGAACAGTTTGCCTTAGTGGTTCAGATCCCAATAATTTTATCTATCATG ATAAACTTTATTCTCTTCATCAACTTTATGCGAATCATTTGCTCGAAGTTGCGGGCTAAAACCATGCAAAAGAAAGATAAGATTGTTAGACTTGCCTTATCTACACTGGCACTGGTTACTCTGCTTGGAACGCAGCACACAGTGTTTTTCTTTCTATCGGTTACATTAGCAAGTCTTGGTTCTAATATTAAAGATGTTAAAAGTTTGGAGcttgtttgcatttctttTCAG GGTGCGTTTACGGCGATACTTTACTGCTTTCGAAACAGTGAAGTACAAACCGaagtgaaaaaattttggaGAACAAAAAACCTGACGTTTGCTGCCTCTGCTTTTAAAACTTGCTCGTTAACTCGAAGCTGTTTTACCCGGATGTCTACATCACTAACAAGCGACAGTCCACCTCGTACTTTTCTTGGGAAAATATCGCCGAAGTCGGATCATTGTCAATACCTGGCTGAAGGCTTTATCAAGCAGTCCAATATTGAGAGCAAAGGACGtaatttaaacttttccaTTTCGACAAAACCGCTTTTGTAA
- the LOC143455354 gene encoding secretin receptor-like — MINFVLFINIMRIIFSKLRAKTMQKKDKIVRLALSTLALVTLLGTQHTVFFFLSVTLASLDVDIEVVGSIELVCISFQGAFTAILYCFRNGEVQTEVKKLWTKKNIKFTAAAFKNSLWTQSPGSRMSTSLTSDSPPRTFLGKKSPKSDHCQDLAEGFIKQSNIESKGRNLNFSNSTKPLL, encoded by the exons ATAAACTTTGTTCTCTTCATCAACATTATGCGAATCATTTTCTCCAAGTTGCGTGCTAAAACTATGCAAAAGAAAGATAAGATTGTTAGACTTGCCTTATCTACACTGGCACTGGTCACTCTGCTTGGAACTCAGCACACAGTGTTTTTCTTTCTATCGGTTACATTAGCAAGTCTTGATGTTGATATTGAAGTTGTTGGAAGCATCGAGcttgtttgcatttctttTCAG GGTGCGTTTACGGCGATACTTTATTGCTTTCGAAACGGTGAAGTACAAACCGAAGTGAAAAAACTTTGgacaaagaaaaacataaagTTCACTGCAgcagcttttaaaaattccTTGTGGACTCAAAGCCCTGGTAGCCGGATGTCTACATCACTCACAAGCGACAGTCCACCTCGTACTTTTCTTGGGAAAAAATCGCCGAAGTCGGACCATTGTCAAGACCTGGCTGAAGGCTTTATCAAGCAGTCCAATATTGAGAGCAAAGGTCGtaatttaaacttttccaATTCGACAAAACCGCTTTTGTAA